One Solanum pennellii chromosome 10, SPENNV200 genomic region harbors:
- the LOC107001461 gene encoding uncharacterized protein LOC107001461 has translation MQKGLIAAVDELFPECEHRMCARHILANWSQNFRGLERRKKFWACARSTFEAQFKYNINALSKLGIGIVESLIKYNKETWCKAFIQTFSKCDSIDNNMAESFNSWILGPRNKTIVTMLEEIRVKVMSRVSKSRAFAETWTDGISPMAMMVFNTNVTRSMQCNIEWNGDVGFEVLEGVYKHTVNLGQQKCSCRSWELKGIPCAHGIAAMNHLNMDASQAISSWYRKDTYMKTYSHFIQPVPNMEMWPESRNPMVEPPEARQMPGRPPKNRRREIGEVRKAGKLPRMGTVMTCSLCKGPNHNKRNCPKNPKTKSTPTPTQESTTGKKRGRGHYERTSTSKTGTRRGAGSGYKKRPKVVGQGVFVADTGYTCINQGLSSRRRVNIGVVSSAHVTGDIGFKPTKGLKWKGKQAMTQRELQVENVMRRIQTRSKADDIQTRSQAKGKSLSKKTS, from the exons ATGCAAAAG GGACTAATAGCTGCTGTAGATGAACTATTTCCAGAATGTGAGCACAGAATGTGTGCTAGACACATATTAGCAAATTGGTCACAAAACTTCAGAGGCttagagagaagaaagaaattttGGGCTTGTGCTAGATCAACATTTGAGGCACAATTTAAGTACAATATAAATGCCCTGTCCAAGCTGGGAATAGGTATTGTTGAATCCCTTATCAAATACAACAAGGAGACATGGTGTAAAGCTTTtattcaaacattttcaaagtGTGATAGCATAGATAACAACATGGCAGAGAGTTTCAATTCTTGGATCTTGGGACCTAGGAACAAGACCATTGTAACTATGTTGGAAGAAATTAGAGTTAAGGTGATGAGTAGAGTGAGTAAGTCAAGAGCATTTGCTGAAACATGGACAGATGGAATAtctccaatggcaatgatggtatTCAATACAAATGTAACAAGATCAATGCAGTGCAACATTGAATGGAATGGTGATGTTGGATTTGAAGTGTTAGAAGGGGTATACAAGCATACTGTGAACTTGGGTCAACAAAAATGTAGTTGCAGATCATGGGAATTAAAAGGTATCCCATGTGCACATGGTATAGCAGCAATGAACCACTTGAACATGGATGCATCACAAGCAATATCTAGTTGGTATAGAAAAGACACATATATGAAGACATATTCTCATTTCATTCAACCAGTCCCAAACATGGAAATGTGGCCTGAAAGTAGAAACCCAATGGTTGAACCACCTGAGGCAAGACAAATGCCTGGTAGGCCACCAAAGaacagaagaagagaaattggtgAAGTGAGAAAAGCTGGAAAGTTGCCAAGAATGGGGACAGTAATGACATGTTCACTTTGCAAAGGACCAAATCATAACAAGAGAAATTGTCCAAAAAATCCTAAAACTAAGTCTACACCAACACCCACTCAAGAG TCCACCACTGGAAAAAAGAGGGGTAGAGGTCATTATGAAAGAACAAGCACCAGTAAGACTGGTACAAGAAGAGGTGCAGGAAGTGGTTACAAGAAGAGGCCTAAAGTTGTTGGACAAGGTGTATTTGTTGCTGATACTGGATATACGTGTATTAAT CAAGGATTGTCTAGCAGAAGGAGGGTTAATATTGGTGTGGTGAGTTCTGCACATGTGACAGGTGATATTGGTTTTAAACCTACCAAGGGACTGAAGTGGAAAGGCAAACAGGCCATGACTCAAAGAGAACTTCAAGTCGAAAATGTTATGCGTCGTATTCAAACCAGATCAAAAGCTGATGACATTCAAACAAGGTCACAAGCCAAAGGAAAATCACTCTCAAAGAAAACTTCTTAG